Below is a genomic region from Actinoallomurus bryophytorum.
AGTCGGCCTTGCCCTGCTTGACGGCGGCCTCGAAGGCGGGCAGGTAGATCTCGCGCTCGGTGCGGTCGGTGACGACGGCGTTGTCCTGTGCGGTGTTGCGGTAGGTCTCCTGGTTGTAGACGGCGTAGTGCTTCACCTGCGCCATCGGGCCCTGACTCTGGATCCCCTGGATCTCGGAGGCGCCGAGCTGGGCGGCGAGGTACGGGTCCTCGCTCAGCGACTCGAACGACCGTCCCCAGCGCGGGTCGCGGTCGATGTTGATCGTCGGGCCGAGCACGGTGTTCGCGCCCTTGCCCCACTCCTCGGCGCCGATGACCTTGCCGTACTCGCCCATCAGGTCGGTGTCCCAGGTCGCCGCGCCGGCCACCGGCGCGGGCAGCTGCGTGACACCGGTCGCGCCGTCGGCGACGCCGGCCGGGCCGTCCTGCAGCCGCAGCTGGGGGATGCCGAGGCGGGTGTTGCCGTCGACGCAGGCGCCGTAGTCGCATGCCGCGCCCTGGTGCATCATGGTGATCTTCTCCGCCAGGGTCATCTGCGCGAGCAGCGCGTTCGCCCGGTCCACCGGAGCCAGGGCCGCGTTCTTCCACGGCCGTGGCGCGGCGGTCGCGGGTGTGGCGCCCAGCAACCCTCCGATCAGCGCCCCGATGACGGCGACGGTTGCGAACAGATGTCTTCTCACCATGACTCCGATCGGACTGTTCGGATTTTGCAAGTACTTATCCAGCTTTTGCAAGACTTTGTCAAGGTTGCCAAGTCAGGACGTTCTTGACAGGGGCTGTGACGGGCGTCACTCTGTCTGAGAGCGCTCTCAGTGCCGAGAGTGTCCCTCCGCCCTCCGCCCGCCCCCCGCCTCACACCCCGCCAGGTGTGGCAGGACCGGTACGGCGTGCCGGCTCTGGACGCTCGCCCTTCCTCCGGGCAGGCGCCCGCGAAGCCGTGCCGCGCGACGCCCGGACCCGGCCACCACCTCGATTCGCCGGTGCCCCGCACCTCCACCGGCCGAGGAGCTTTCATGCCGCGCGTTCGCCCCAGACGCACCCTCGACTCGCTGCGCTCGCTGATCGTCGTGCTGGTGACCCTCACCGGGCTCATCGCCGCGTCGGCCGCCGTCGCACCGCCCGGTCACGCCGCGCCGGTCCTGCTGTCCCAGGGCCGGCCGACCACCGCCTCGTCGACCGAGAACGCCGGCACCCCGGCGTCGGCGGCCACCGACGGCGACGCGGGCACCCGCTGGTCCAGCGCGGCCGCCGACCCGCAGTGGGTACGCGTCGACCTCGGCACGAGCTCCGCGATCAGCCAGGTGGTCCTCCAGTGGGAGGCCGCGTACGCGACGGCGTTCCAGGTCCAGACCTCCACCGACGGGAACTCCTGGACATCGATCTACTCGACGACGGCGGGCACCGGCGGCACCCAGACCCTGAACGTCACCGGCACCGGCCGCTACGTGCGCATGTACGGCACCGGCCGCGCGACCGCGTACGGCTACTCGCTGTGGGAGTTCAAGGTGTACGGCGCGGGGGCGTCCGCGACCTGCGGCACCGCCGACACCGCCCTGCACCGGCCGGCGACCGCCTCCTCCGCCGAGAACGCCGGCACGCCGGCCACCTCCGCCACCGACGGCGACGCGGGGACACGCTGGTCCTCGGGCTTCGGCGACCCGCAGTGGCTGCAGGTGGACCTCGGCTCGTCACAGCAGGTCTGCGGGGCCCGGCTGGACTGGGAGGCCGCGTACGCCACCGCGTTCCAGATCCAGGTGTCGGACAACGCGTCGACGTGGACCACGATCTACTCGACCACGACGGGTACGGGCGGGGCCCAGGCCCTGAACATCACGGGCACCGGCCGCTACGTGCGGATGTACGGCACCGCACGCGCGACCCCGTACGGCTACTCGCTGTGGGAGTTCGCGGTGTTCACCGTGGGTGGCGGCGACGGCGGGGGCGGCGGAGGCGACGGCTCCTGCCCGTGGGTGGGCTCGACCGCGCCGGTGTCACAGCGGGTCGCGCAGCTCATGGCGCAGATGACCCAGGACCAGAAGATCTCGATGCTGCACGGCAACGGCAGCTCCTCGCCCTACATCGGCAATACGAGCGCGATCCCGTCGCTGTGCGTCCCCGCGCTCGGCCTCCATGACGGTCCGGGTGGCGTCGGCGACGGGTTCGGCGGCGTCACCCAGCTGCCCGCCCCGGTGGCCGGCGCCGCGACCTTCGACACGGCGCTGGAACAGCAGTACGGCGTGGTGGCCGGCAGTGAGTTCAAGGGCAAGGGCGCGGACGTCGCGCTCGGCCCGACACTGAACATCGACCGGGACCCGCGCTGGGGCCGCGGCTTCGAGAGCTTCAGCGAGGACCCGTACCTGACGAGCCAGATGGCCGTCGCCCAGATCAAGGGCGTGCAGAGCCAGGGCGTCATGGCGCAGGCCAAGCACGCCGCGGTCTACAACCAGGAGACCTACCGCAACGGTGCTTCCGACAACGCGATCGTCGACACCCACACGCTGCAGGAGATCTACCTGCCCGGTTTCCAGGCGGCCGTCACGCAGGGCGCCACGGCCTCGGTGATGTGCGGCTACAGCGTGATCAACGGGACGTTCGCGTGCCAGCACCCGTACATCCTCAACACCGCGCTCTACCAGCAGGCGGGCTTCGGCGGGTTCGTCACCTCCGACTGGGGTGCGCTGCACTCGGCGGCCCCCGCGGCCAACGCCGGCATGACCATGGAGATGCCCGGCTCGGCGTTCTTCGGTGACCAGCTCCGGCAGGCCGTGGCGTCCGGCCAGGTCAGCCAGGCCACCCTGGACACGATGGTCAGCCGGGTGCTGACCCAGATGTTCGCCTTCGGGCTTTTCGACCACGCCAAGACGGGCACGCCCGGCGCGATCGTCACGACGGACGCGCACAAGACCACCGCCCGCCAGATCGCCGAGGAGAGCACCGTCCTGCTCAAGAACGCCGGCGTGCTGCCGCTGTCCACCTCCACCACGAAGAAGATCGCGGTCATCGGCACCGACGGCGGCGCCGGGGTGGCGAGCGTCGGCGGCGGTAGCGCCACCGTCACCTCCTCCGGCACGGTCTCGCCGCTGACCGGGATCACGTCCCGCGCCGGCTCGGGCGCGACGGTGCAGTACGAGGCGGCGGACGGGTCCGGGGGCATCGACCGCGCCGTCGCCCTGGCCAAAACCGTGGACGTGCCGATCGTGTTCGGGACGTACCCGCAGAACGAGGGCACCGACAACACCTCGATCGATCTGCCCGGCCAGCAGAACCAGCTGATCTCCTCGGTGGCCGCGGCCAACCCGAAGACGATCGTGGTGCTGCACACCGGCTCCGCGGTGACCATGCCGTGGCTGAACCAGGTCGCCGGGGTGCTCGAGGGCTGGTACTCGGGCCAGGAGGTC
It encodes:
- a CDS encoding glycoside hydrolase family 3 C-terminal domain-containing protein, whose product is MPRVRPRRTLDSLRSLIVVLVTLTGLIAASAAVAPPGHAAPVLLSQGRPTTASSTENAGTPASAATDGDAGTRWSSAAADPQWVRVDLGTSSAISQVVLQWEAAYATAFQVQTSTDGNSWTSIYSTTAGTGGTQTLNVTGTGRYVRMYGTGRATAYGYSLWEFKVYGAGASATCGTADTALHRPATASSAENAGTPATSATDGDAGTRWSSGFGDPQWLQVDLGSSQQVCGARLDWEAAYATAFQIQVSDNASTWTTIYSTTTGTGGAQALNITGTGRYVRMYGTARATPYGYSLWEFAVFTVGGGDGGGGGGDGSCPWVGSTAPVSQRVAQLMAQMTQDQKISMLHGNGSSSPYIGNTSAIPSLCVPALGLHDGPGGVGDGFGGVTQLPAPVAGAATFDTALEQQYGVVAGSEFKGKGADVALGPTLNIDRDPRWGRGFESFSEDPYLTSQMAVAQIKGVQSQGVMAQAKHAAVYNQETYRNGASDNAIVDTHTLQEIYLPGFQAAVTQGATASVMCGYSVINGTFACQHPYILNTALYQQAGFGGFVTSDWGALHSAAPAANAGMTMEMPGSAFFGDQLRQAVASGQVSQATLDTMVSRVLTQMFAFGLFDHAKTGTPGAIVTTDAHKTTARQIAEESTVLLKNAGVLPLSTSTTKKIAVIGTDGGAGVASVGGGSATVTSSGTVSPLTGITSRAGSGATVQYEAADGSGGIDRAVALAKTVDVPIVFGTYPQNEGTDNTSIDLPGQQNQLISSVAAANPKTIVVLHTGSAVTMPWLNQVAGVLEGWYSGQEVGNALAAILFGDVSPSGKLPVTFPASLADVPAHTTAQWPGANNQVQYSEGVDVGYRWYDAKNITPLFPFGYGLSYTNFGFGGLQVGALGSGGATVTATVTNTGSRAGAEVAQLYVGDPASTGEPVHQLKGFQRVELQPGESQTVRFTVTARDLAHWADSAGGWTTTPGTYQILVGDSSRNLPLSGSINVASTLRSDVAGTPSRGGTVTVANPYGMSSPVGAKVSLPVTARSTAGGRLTFSATGLPAGLSISRAGIISGAAHHAGTGTVTVTATDAGGAAGTATFVWTTTKAADRPRADH